From one Lotus japonicus ecotype B-129 chromosome 3, LjGifu_v1.2 genomic stretch:
- the LOC130748666 gene encoding uncharacterized protein LOC130748666: MKIMTSQSHSSPGSCSHVDYERLCKCGLLASFRTSWTDFNYGRRFYNCPAMKCDYFVWVDPPRRIQQRTSRQPRNQASTCFVNPVAEEEENSGHENEDAKIKKLVDGMKSRDQMLLTVVFGILVVVLITLLLVILKL; encoded by the exons ATGAAGATCATGACATCCCAATCACATAGCTCCCCAGGATCTTGTAGTCATGTTGATTATGAAAGGTTATGCAAATGTGGTCTGTTAGCTTCGTTTAGGACATCCTGGACAGATTTTAACTATGGACGTCGTTTCTATAATTGTCCTGCAATG AAGTGTGACTATTTTGTCTGGGTTGATCCTCCTCGACGCATCCAACAACGAACTAGTAGACAACCAAGGAATCAAGCGAGTACATGTTTTGTTAATCCAgtagctgaagaagaagagaatagtGGCCATGAGAATGAAGATGCCAAAATTAAAAAACTGGTGGATGGAATGAAGTCCAGGGACCAAATGTTGTTGACCGTAGTTTTTGGAATTCTTGTGGTGGTCCTAATTACGTTATTGCTTGTTATTTTGAAGTTGTAA